ATACCCAGAGCAATGAATGGAAGATCAGACGAATTGGCAAAGTGGGCAGCAACAAAGAATTACGACTCAATGAGAAACATCCCTCATGAAATCAAACGACAGCCTAGCTTTcaagaagaaattgaagaaggCGAAGTACTGATGGTAGAAGGGGAAGAAACCTGGATGACCCCCCTCACAGCATACCTGGCTAATGGAATACTCCCCGAGGATAAGAAGGAAGCCAAAAGAATAATAGTACTATCATCAAAGTTCGGAATATACAACGGCCAGCTGTACAAACGGTCATTCACCCATCCCTGGCTAAGATGTGTGAACAAAGAAGAAGGAGAGTACATCATGAAAGAATTACATGAGGGGACCTGCGGAGCACATGACGGAGCATCAACACTGGTCAGGAAAGCACTGCTACAAGGCTATTATTGGCCCACGATGAAGGAACAAGCTACAACGCTAGTAAGGGGATGCTGGCCTTGCCAGCAACACGCCTTGGTACCGAGAAAGCAAGCTTCAGAAATGAAACCCATCGGCAGTGCATGGCCGTTCGCCCAGTGGGGTATGGACATCCTGGGACCTCTCCCTTTAGCCACAGGACAACGGAAGTTCCTGGTAGTGGCAATCGACCacttcaccaagtggatagaggcagaaccactggcaaaaatcacccaacaacgcataactaactttttctttagatctatcttgtgcaggtttggaataccgaaggtgctgatcacagacaacggaaagcagttcgacTCAGCAAAGTTTAGAAAGTTTTGTGCCGAGTATCAGATCGACCTAAGGTTCACTTCGGTTTACCATCCACAATCAAATGGGCAAACCGAAGTGGCCAACAGAATCCTACTGGCCGGACTAAAAAGAAGACTAGACGAATGCAAAGGAAGATGGGTAGAAGAACTCTACAGCGTCCTATGGAACTACCGTACCGCCCCTAGAGAATCAACGGGCGAAACTCCATTCGCCCTAGCCTATGGAACGGAGGCTGTAATTCCTGTAGAGATCGGCGCACCCACGCCAAGGACAGAAGACAACCAGCTAAACCTAGAAGAAAACGAAGAAGAGCTCATGAACAATCTGGATCTCCTGGTTGAAAAAATCAACAGATCAGACATCAGGATGGAAGCCTACAGACAAAAGACGGCCAAATATTTCAACAGCcatgtaaagaaaagaaaattcaaattagGCGACCTCGTCATGCGAAAAACCGAAgtcaaaaaaggagaagcaGGAAGCGGAAAACTGCAgccaaactgggaaggaccttacACCATCAGCGAGGTCATTAAAGAAGGAACATTTAAACTCACTAACTCCATGGGAAGAATCATACCAAGGACATGGAACGCCAACAACTTGAGGAAAATTTAGTGACAATGGATCACCATCCGACATGATTAGTTATTCCTTAAGAATTAACATAATTAGTCAAGCGATGTTTAgtttcaatattgtatttcaATTCCTCAAAGTGATGTTTAATCACAGCATTGTGTTTCAATTTCTACAAGTGATATTTCATCACGCTATTGTATTTGAATTTatgcaagtattttaatttaccctTGCTCGGACAAGGAATTTCCACAGATATCGTCTCTTTACCGTAATTACTGATTACTTAAAATATTTCCAAAGAGGAGAACTGACGAGTTCACtcccaaaaaaggaaaatacacagtcaaaatatatatatcgccTAAAATAAAGAGAACATAGAAACTAGCTATCTCAAAAATAAAGAAGgcaaaaaagatatatattaaGAAGAGGGCAAATGCcccacaaaaaaaaattattacaaaggAAAGTAAAATtcctaacaaaaaaaaatatacaaatgtacaaagtacataacaaaaaaaaaaaaaaaggaaaattcttcctatacaaaaactaaaaagagAAAGAGGAATCTAAAGCTTGATGATCTCTGGCTCAACCTTCTCCGGGGCAGCCTCTTTGTTCCCCTCCAAAATATTTGGGACAGATAGCCCCTCCTGCGAACCCCGCCTGGCTGAAGAAGAAGCATCGACATGAATGTTGCCAGAACGGGTGGGAGAAGGGACATCGGCAAGACTAAGAGGATCGGACCCTGGAAGGATAGACTCCAGATCAGAAGGCCGATCCAATAAGTCCAGAGCAGCAAAAGGCCGCTCCGAAGATATAAGCAAGCTGAAGTCCTTCTCCTCAGGACTACCTCCCAAACCGGGAACAAGAGGCTTCTCGCCAGCCTTGGCAGGCTCCTGGACCCCTTGGGCAGACTGTTCGGCAACCTCAGCAGCACCTCCACCATTTTCAGACTTGATGGAGACAAACAAGTCTTGGGGAGAATCTGGCTCACTCTCACTGTTAACCCCCTCGGGAAAGCCATATAAGAATTCAACGTCCCCATCAGGATGACGCTCCAAGTAGGTACCCACGATGGCTTCAGTGAAGTCAGTCAGATCATTGGCTAGCTGGGCGGTGTTACGGCGACGCCTCTCCTTCTCACGAATCAGCctgctgtaataccccgtaagttcaggtgccgtttagtgcaacgtgtccggcagagaaggaccggagttgcaaagataaagatatgggatattaaagaaaaggataatatggagtaagacgtatatgtttgaggattagaataagaaaataaggaaaaatatcaagaaaagttacaaactagagttcagggactaaagtggtaatttaaccagttaagtccgaaattggaattatttcgccaaggtccgcgaaatgttttatagtattggtggtaaaagtttcaggtcaatcggagaccttttaaaatttggacgcggattcattttgggctaaattgtcaattttgaagaattcaaggatcaaagtacaaattagccaatttagcctcgagaatagtaattggaagattatcgacgagaataattatatttggagtagtattgtttattagatataaataatacgtatacaaattggttaaaaggtaaattgattaagcgaaggactaaattgaacaaaagaaaagttcaaaggataaattgtaataaaggaagaaaagaaagatCAAAGCTAACCTTTAgccatgttatatatatataagaaaatgattatgATTAAGGATCAGAAGAAGGATCCAGAAATCATTCGTTCTTACCGATCAAAACATCGTCActccgccgtttctccgtccggcgtccgtttcggacgattttcgcgtcgatctcttcggaattcaagcctctacctatcccaagcatcaaaacaaggttAGTTACACGTTTTTACCACGAAAAATGAAGAATATGGGGCTGTTTTTCCGTGTATATCGTAATTATATggaattcgacgttttgaggCGTTTATGGTTGATTCCGGAGTGATTAAAGTGTTTATAACatgtttaaatgaattggaTATGAATTGGTATAAGTTTTGGGGTATTTGGAGCTTCGGAAATGGTCCAGAAGCATAAAAAAACGCTGCCCCCAaagtgcgcacgacgtgctgcacttcagcacgtcgtgctggtgcgcgacgtgcaccagaagggtgcacgacgtgcaccacaagggtgcacgacgtgcaccagtgaagggcacgtcgtgcccttcatgaaaaatgaagggcacgaggtgccaagctagcacgacgtgccctacttcgatcgtgacctccgggggacttccgggagcgaaaattggccTCTGATGGCATGATATGGGCGTAGAACTctgacaaatgtcttaaaatgaatattaataagacattatagcaatgaacattaacatgatgagtaatagagatatgaatagagatctatagagaaagatacgtttagaacacgacgattatatttcgtgcttttgtcgtgttaggtacctagtgcagtttttaagaacaagattctctaagtatatattttaacgatagaatcctgtgatagatgtgacggactatcgatctacgagtatgacgaaccaagaagctcgacgaggattgacggaccagtctcctggagcttacgtttggatataaggaatagcgatcgttgtgagttaaactttactttgagtattattacgcaatagatagtttttatattataaatataatattaaactacatcgcatgctatagtattttatcgatagaaatgaatttgtgcatcgtattatcgaatatatatagattgtgaaaactagtatatgatccgggggaaacaagctacctattgggtgtcaataggctgtgtgatcaccagcgtccgggtaagtcatagatagagatttcatgggtcgtctatcatacttgtttgtacatgcgatacagagcctatctggttgaactatcccggggcctgtatctgcgagtcggctggttgaactatcccggactcatatcgatcgatcgttagatgttgtgataatgttcaatatgcatactaagatattagggtttcgatcggatcaaatgcttgaagtataatatgtttgtatatatgtgttttgttttaaatgcgatgttattttctacaataccctagtaatgtgttttctcactcagtatttccccaaatactgacccctcacattgatgtttttttcaggtgtatagagtcggatcagacagaccgtctttggtgtgctgtgtacaagtccccttggtgctgcagtagtatacgtgtgacgagtcttagcctagtatagttaggtcttataggttgtgtacgtgtttaatgtttgtttgatgtgacatcttttggttgtcagtctttgtattgatcgatagatgggctagtacgtacaagttacggaagtgaaagGCCCACTgtgattgtatcgatgatgtgtctatatatgatgtacgttgtgattgtaaacgtgtctttcttattacatgtttataggataggtgtgtttgcgtttccgcgaaaaagttagagtggttttaggcttgctacgggtttcggagctaccactcccattccctagcgccggtctcggctcaataatttgggtcgtgacaaagttggtatcagagcagttggtccagttacctctgctaatatatgatttgagtgcagttagtccatgataccactgcgagtctgtgattgatgtttgtttgttcctaggtattaggtcattagactaagctaggaactactgcagctatagaattgagccatgtctgatctaagtcgtttgtattatttgttttaggATCGAATTGATTGATCGTacattttgattgattgagaattTTTGTAGgtttcattatgataagtatgatcgatggattgtgaaattcttgtttgtttcattatgacaagtatgatcgatggattgtgaaacctttgtttgtttctttgcgaaatacgtatatgacgtatagatggtatcgaaatcgaattatCGAAATCGATCGAAGGGTTAAGATGTGCATGAAGAAAAAGTATGAAGTTACAGAGGTGGAAGAACTTATCGTgaacagagtttaaaggtctagagaacttacaaaactcgaagtttaaaactttttgaaagatgtttgtgtaaacgattttgaaaacatagttgtgcctagacccgcgatagtcatcgataagtgccacgacattgatagaagtgcatcactacatatatctgtacatacatcaataggacatgcatcatatgcattatgttcagacaaagaggtgagatgtggcaactctttggggatgagagacgtcatcaccctagtgcgcaattttgttaaaatgaaaatgaagtttgatttaaagttcaagatgaattgttttatcgaaagagttttgaaagagttttgttttcatgtaagtatacctagaccagaactctgtaacggaagtgaagtgctcgcgagcaagctgcgatcaagaccaagaagcgaatgaatacgtatagttgcgaaaacatagacgttatgcttctaggatatgaacttagtttcgaaACAACGTgctagaatatagctaagaccgtgaatacgttggacagtgatatgtaTCCGATTAGTGGTAagttagaaagtaagtatctctttgacgggatgtcaaagatcttaaacaaggatataagagaagaagtggatatgaaagatgaagtttatatacgagaagtGAATAATAGATGTGCGTGAATAacggaatgaaaatgattgaacggtgaactaggacgttcataCTGTATGATATAAGTATGAAAATGGGATAGTCGAGTATAGGAATCAACTTATAGTTAtgctttgaagatagaagattaccCTTATGATAAGAT
This region of Mercurialis annua linkage group LG1-X, ddMerAnnu1.2, whole genome shotgun sequence genomic DNA includes:
- the LOC126665596 gene encoding uncharacterized protein LOC126665596, whose amino-acid sequence is MVSQRGIEANPDKIEAVLKMMPPRSIHEVQKLNGRITALGRFMSCSAKRCLPFFKTLKQIKNFTWTAECQQAFEELKSFLSSPPLLARPDPGDVLYLYISCSDETIAGVLVSEKGGEQYPIYYISKVLRDAELRYPKLEKLALCVYTATIKLRHYFEGHQKAETSGRIAEWAVKIGSLGVIYEARKALKAQALADFFAELTFKEPMENKTTPWEIHVDGAVCGEGAGIGVVLKGPGRIQMEYSARLEFPASNNVAEYEALITGLQLCEELNISEVQIYSDSQLVVNQVSGNFEVKEATLKKYAKQAKTFFADNGRSWSLQQIPRAMNGRSDELAKWAATKNYDSMRNIPHEIKRQPSFQEEIEEGEVLMVEGEETWMTPLTAYLANGILPEDKKEAKRIIVLSSKFGIYNGQLYKRSFTHPWLRCVNKEEGEYIMKELHEGTCGAHDGASTLVRKALLQGYYWPTMKEQATTLVRGCWPCQQHALVPRKQASEMKPIGSAWPFAQWGMDILGPLPLATGQRKFLVVAIDHFTKWIEFDSAKFRKFCAEYQIDLRFTSVYHPQSNGQTEVANRILLAGLKRRLDECKGRWVEELYSVLWNYRTAPRESTGETPFALAYGTEAVIPVEIGAPTPRTEDNQLNLEENEEELMNNLDLLVEKINRSDIRMEAYRQKTAKYFNSHVKKRKFKLGDLVMRKTEVKKGEAGSGKLQPNWEGPYTISEVIKEGTFKLTNSMGRIIPRTWNANNLRKI